Proteins found in one Pararge aegeria chromosome 12, ilParAegt1.1, whole genome shotgun sequence genomic segment:
- the LOC120627876 gene encoding uncharacterized protein LOC120627876, whose product MKLFILAIFSLILAASSEDQKAEDSAFLQKFLRPLNHDISHRYGVHGQDNRNVGLFKNEGILRNGYYDYLDDNVEDDLRNEGKMRHLGAPLYNEPNIWGYSRNGGGLGGLVSHAYNGEPNIWGYLRNNEARLRNEQKGYSRNEGRRISDHRGLQNLNALLEPEHIGYVGYVEQKGHKERYNYKLIGRKGLGFDRRTAASYGLTAPLTPSLLAVVGHNHYNKNNNYYQNSPEYHSMYRV is encoded by the exons ATGAAGTTGTTTATTTTG GCTATTTTCTCCTTGATACTAGCTGCCAGTTCAGAAGACCAGAAGGCTGAGGATTCCGCTTTCCTCCAGAAATTCCTAAGACCCCTAAACCATGACATAAGCCATAGATATGGCGTTCATGGACAGGATAATAGAAACGTgggattatttaaaaatgaggGTATTTTGAGAAACGGTTATTATGATTACCTTGATGATAACGTGGAAGATGACCTTCGAAACGAGGGTAAGATGAGGCATTTGGGCGCGCCCCTATACAATGAGCCGAATATTTGGGGATATTCCAGAAACGGGGGCGGACTGGGAGGCCTTGTTAGCCACGCGTATAATGGCGAGCCAAATATTTGGGGTTACTTGAGAAACAATGAGGCTAGATTGAGAAACGAGCAAAAAGGTTATTCTAGAAACGAAGGTAGAAGAATTTCTGACCACAGAGGCTTGCAAAACTTGAACGCTTTGTTGGAACCTGAGCACATAGGTTATGTGGGGTATGTTGAACAGAAAGGTCATAAAGAGAGGTATAACTACAAACTTATTGGCCGAAAAGGGTTGGGTTTTGACAGAAGGACAGCTGCGTCTTATGGACTGACAGCGCCTTTGACGCCGTCTCTTCTTGCAGTGGTTGGACACaaccattataataaaaataataattactatcagAACT
- the LOC120628086 gene encoding dynein light chain 2, cytoplasmic isoform X2: MCDRKAVIKNADMSEEMQQDAVDCATQALEKFNIEKDIAAFIKKEFDKKYNPTWHCIVGRNFGSYVTHETRHFIYFYLGQVAILLFKSG, encoded by the exons ATGTGTGACCGCAAGGCGGTGATCAAGAATGCTGACATGAGTGAGGAGATGCAGCAAGATGCTGTGGACTGTGCCACGCAGGCACTTGAGAAATTCAACATTGAGAAA GACATAGCAGCATTTATCAAGAAGGAGTTTGACAAGAAGTACAACCCAACATGGCATTGCATCGTGGGCCGCAACTTCGGCTCCTATGTGACGCATGAGACCCGCCACTTCATCTACTTTTACCTGGGCCAGGTTGCAATACTGCTCTTTAAGAGCGGCTAG
- the LOC120628086 gene encoding dynein light chain 2, cytoplasmic isoform X1: protein MTGISASARVKITRKTSQAVNPASNPADKMCDRKAVIKNADMSEEMQQDAVDCATQALEKFNIEKDIAAFIKKEFDKKYNPTWHCIVGRNFGSYVTHETRHFIYFYLGQVAILLFKSG from the exons atgaCTGGCATAAGCGCGAGTGCACGAGTTAAAATAACTAGAAAGACTTCACAAGCGGTAAACCCAGCAAG CAATCCAGCTGACAAGATGTGTGACCGCAAGGCGGTGATCAAGAATGCTGACATGAGTGAGGAGATGCAGCAAGATGCTGTGGACTGTGCCACGCAGGCACTTGAGAAATTCAACATTGAGAAA GACATAGCAGCATTTATCAAGAAGGAGTTTGACAAGAAGTACAACCCAACATGGCATTGCATCGTGGGCCGCAACTTCGGCTCCTATGTGACGCATGAGACCCGCCACTTCATCTACTTTTACCTGGGCCAGGTTGCAATACTGCTCTTTAAGAGCGGCTAG
- the LOC120628160 gene encoding serine/arginine-rich splicing factor 1B, with the protein MSGGSGGSRNECRIYVGNLPPDIRTKDIQDLFYKFGKVTFVDLKNRKGPPFAFVEFEDPRDADDAVRARDGYDYDGYRLRVEFPRGGGGGARGGRSQGDRFGPRPAVRGPPARRSEYRVLVTGLPPSGSWQDLKDHMREAGDVCFADTFKDGTGVVEFLRHEDMKYAVKKLDDSRFRSHEGEVSYIRVKEDYGSGGGASSGGGGGGGDRDRSRSYSPRSPSFARRRGSPTYSPVRRSYSRSRSRSRNNY; encoded by the exons atgtCTGGTGGCAGTGGCGGTAGTAGGAATGAGTGCAGGATATACGTCGGGAATCTGCCTCCCGACATCAGAACAAAGGACATCCAAGACTTGTTCTACAAATTCGGCAAAGTTACATTCGTTGATTTGAAAAACAGAAAAGGTCCGCCGTTCGCCTTTGTAGAATTTGAGGACCCGAG AGATGCAGATGATGCAGTACGCGCTCGCGACGGCTATGACTACGACGGTTATAGACTTCGGGTAGAGTTTCCCCGAGGCGGCGGTGGGGGGGCGCGTGGAGGACGTTCGCAGGGCGACCGCTTCGGCCCTCGCCCCGCCGTCAGGGGCCCTCCGGCAAGGCGCTCTGAGTACAGGGTACTAGTCACTGGCCTCCCACCGTCTGGATCTTGGCAG GATCTTAAGGACCACATGCGTGAAGCGGGAGACGTTTGCTTCGCGGACACTTTCAAGGACGGCACTGGTGTGGTGGAGTTCCTTCGCCACGAGGACATGAAGTATGCGGTCAAGAAGCTGGATGACTCACGCTTCAGGAGTCATGAG GGTGAAGTTTCATATATCAGAGTGAAGGAAGACTATGGCAGCGGGGGCGGTGCCAGCAGCGGTGGCGGAGGTGGTGGTGGTGATAGAGACAG GTCTCGTTCGTACTCGCCGCGCTCGCCGTCGTTCGCGCGGCGCCGCGGCTCGCCCACGTACTCGCCGGTGCGCCGCTCGTACTCACGCTCCCGCTCCCGCTCGCGCAACAACTACTGA